A stretch of the Nicotiana tabacum cultivar K326 chromosome 6, ASM71507v2, whole genome shotgun sequence genome encodes the following:
- the LOC107832690 gene encoding receptor-like protein Cf-9 translates to MIQFLQMGCLFLVLVSVLHYPLVFSSNIPFSSHLCRQDQSLALQQLKFDLAIDDSASADCDSNGHIPYPKTFSWDSTTDCCTWDGVTCDRITGQITGLDLSCSQLHGTIDPNSTLFQLSHLQKLNLAYNDFSPSQISSKFGWFKSLTHLNLSNSGFSGRIPSEVSYLSKLISLDLSADLEELRFGPHTFKLILQNLTQLRELNLAFTYISSALPSNFSSSLAVLNLPSTELSGKIPDEIFHLPRLQKLNLGSNSDLTGHLPKIKWNNSSSLKELDLSSSGFFGNVPDAIGHLNSLSFLDFSSCYFSGTIPQSIGNLTELNNLRLFSNNFNGSLPSTISNLVQLVEFDISSNNFSGDIPNIFSNFTKLKSLSLADNLFTGLFPSSVSNLTKLESLILSNCSIAGPIPSIATGFPNLILLFLSDNLLTGEIPSWIFDLPSLKFLQMRANHLTGQLKEFGYNLLEVLDVGDNKLHGPIPRSFSKLVNLTTLDLSTNNFSGGLDIGMFSNCKQLRRLGLSFNNLSVFSSHKDMALPSSIGRLYASSCNIRELNFLQAATRIGQLDLSNNKIYGKIPDWAWSDWQSSLFYLNLSSNFLTAIDPLHDFENLVYLDLGSNLIQGELPAPPPRMFLFIVSKNNFTGRLPSPLCRMSTLVILDLSSNNLSGVIPKCLANMSRSLSVLDLHDNQFHGTVPTKFGRESTLRSLNLRNNKLEGTLPQTLANCRALEVLDLGENLLNDTFPKWLGTLPRLQVLSLRSNRLHGPITTSRNKVLFSKLKILDLSYNVFTGNFPERLFRNLKAMMISDRRGTPTFYIGETFYHDSVTVAIKGNQIELVRILSIFATIDFSSNKFEGDIPKYIGNLSSLRGLNLSHNRLIGSIPQSFGNLSVLESLDLSSNQLSGKIPQQLATLNFLAVMNLSQNHLIGRIPRGPQLDTFENDSYSGNAGLCGFPLSRNCGGTDMPQQPPPFETDEEEEDDPGSMEWRAVVIGYGCGMVFGLFMGYVIFLTGRPKWFVRIVNEDGYRMVMEFKAKKRRQKRRG, encoded by the coding sequence ATGATTCAATTTTTGCAGATGGGCTGCTTATTTCTTGTTCTTGTTTCTGTGTTACATTATCCACTTGTTTTTTCGTCTAACATTCCTTTTTCAAGTCATTTATGCCGCCAAGACCAGAGCTTGGCTTTGCAACAATTGAAGTTTGACTTGGCCATAGATGATTCTGCTTCTGCTGATTGTGATTCCAACGGTCACATTCCCTACCCAAAGACATTTTCTTGGGACAGCACCACTGATTGTTGTACCTGGGATGGAGTAACATGTGATAGAATTACAGGTCAAATAACTGGTCTTGATCTTAGCTGCAGCCAACTTCATGGGACAATTGATCCCAACAGCACCCTCTTCCAGCTTTCTCATCTGCAAAAGCTTAATTTAGCATACAATGATTTCTCCCCTTCCCAAATTTCAAGCAAATTTGGCTGGTTCAAAAGTTTGACACATCTTAATCTCTCGAATTCAGGCTTTTCAGGCAGAATCCCTTCAGAAGTATCATACCTATCTAAGTTGATTTCACTTGATCTTTCCGCAGATCTTGAGGAGTTGAGATTTGGACCTCACACTTTCAAATTGATCCTTCAAAACTTAACTCAACTAAGGGAGCTTAACCTCGCCTTTACATACATCTCTTCAGCACTGCCATCAAACTTTTCCTCTTCCTTGGCTGTTTTGAATCTTCCCAGCACAGAATTGTCTGGGAAAATCCCTGATGAAATTTTTCATTTGCCAAGACTACAAAAGCTTAACTTAGGAAGCAACTCGGATCTCACGGGACATTTGCCAAAGATTAAGTGGAACAATAGCAGCTCTTTAAAGGAGTTAGATCTTTCTTCATCAGGCTTTTTCGGGAATGTACCAGATGCTATTGGTCATCTCAACTCTTTAAGTTTCCTGGATTTCTCAAGTTGCTACTTCTCTGGAACCATTCCTCAATCTATAGGGAATCTAACAGAGCTCAATAATTTGCGCCTCTTCTCGAACAACTTCAATGGTTCACTGCCATCAACAATCTCAAATCTGGTGCAACTTGTTGAATTTGATATTTCATCTAACAACTTTAGTGGTGATATTCCAAATATTTTCAGTAACTTCACCAAGCTCAAATCTTTATCCCTTGCAGATAACTTGTTCACAGGGTTGTTTCCATCCTCAGTTTCAAACCTAACAAAGCTGGAGAGTTTAATACTCTCTAATTGTTCAATTGCTGGTCCTATTCCTTCTATCGCCACTGGATTCCCGAACCTCATTTTGCTATTCCTATCAGATAACTTGCTTACTGGGGAAATACCATCTTGGATATTTGATCTTCCTTCCTTAAAATTCTTACAGATGAGAGCCAATCACCTTACTGGTCAACTTAAGGAATTTGGATACAACTTGCTAGAAGTTCTTGATGTTGGTGACAATAAGCTGCATGGACCTATCCCAAGATCATTCTCCAAACTTGTGAACTTGACAACACTAGATCTTTCTACGAACAACTTTTCTGGTGGTCTAGACATTGGTATGTTTTCAAACTGCAAACAACTTAGACGTCTTGGTCTTTCTTTTAACAATCTGTCGGTGTTTTCCAGCCACAAAGATATGGCCTTGCCCAGTTCTATTGGAAGATTGTATGCATCTTCCTGCAATATAAGGGAATTAAATTTTTTACAAGCTGCAACGAGAATTGGTCAATTAGATCTTTCCAACAACAAGATCTATGGCAAAATTCCTGATTGGGCGTGGTCTGATTGGCAAAGCTCATTGTTTTATCTGAATCTTTCGAGCAATTTTCTAACTGCCATTGACCCACTTCATGACTTTGAAAATCTTGTTTATCTTGATCTTGGATCGAACTTGATTCAAGGAGAATTACCCGCTCCACCTCCCCGCATGTTCCTCTTCATAGTCTCAAAAAATAACTTCACCGGGAGGTTACCTTCACCGTTATGCAGGATGAGTACCCTTGTGATTCTTGATTTGTCCAGTAACAACTTGAGTGGAGTAATTCCAAAATGTTTGGCAAACATGAGCAGAAGTCTCTCAGTGTTGGACCTGCACGATAATCAATTTCATGGGACAGTTCCAACAAAGTTTGGTAGGGAAAGTACTCTGAGAAGTCTcaatttgcggaataataaactAGAAGGAACATTGCCACAAACCCTGGCCAATTGCAGAGCGCTGGAGGTACTTGATCTTGGAGAAAACTTGTTGAATGATACATTTCCAAAATGGTTGGGAACACTTCCTAGGCTACAGGTTCTCAGTTTGAGATCCAATAGGTTACACGGCCCGATTACCACTTCAAGAAACAAAGTCTTATTCTCTAAGTTGAAAATCCTTGATCTCTCTTATAATGTCTTCACTGGGAATTTTCCAGAAAGGTTATTCAGGAATTTGAAAGCCATGATGATATCAGATCGAAGAGGAACTCCCACATTTTATATTGGAGAAACTTTTTACCATGATTCCGTGACAGTCGCTATAAAAGGGAATCAGATTGAACTTGTGAGGATTCTTTCTATATTTGCAACCATTGATTTCTCAAGTAACAAATTTGAAGGTGATATACCAAAATACATTGGCAATCTTAGCTCACTTCGAGGTTTGAATTTGTCACATAACAGACTTATTGGTTCAATACCTCAGTCCTTTGGAAATTTATCTGTTCTTGAATCGTTAGACCTGTCGTCAAACCAACTCTCAGGGAAGATTCCACAACAACTTGCAACTCTGAACTTCCTTGCTGTCATGAATCTCTCTCAGAACCATCTGATCGGACGCATACCTAGAGGTCCGCAGCTTGATACATTTGAAAATGACTCGTATTCAGGAAATGCTGGATTATGTGGATTTCCTTTGTCAAGAAACTGCGGAGGTACTGATATGCCCCAGCAACCTCCTCCATTTGAGaccgatgaagaagaagaagatgatccAGGTTCGATGGAATGGAGAGCAGTGGTAATAGGATATGGTTGTGGAATGGTGTTTGGATTGTTTATGGGATATGTCATTTTCTTAACAGGGAGACCAAAATGGTTTGTGAGAATTGTCAACGAAGACGGATACAGGATGGTTATGGAGTTTAAGGCAAAGAAAAGACGTCAAAAAAGAAGAGGATGA